In the Butyricicoccus intestinisimiae genome, ATACACTGCGAAATATTGTCAGAAAATCTAAACTGCCGCGGATCTTCTGTTTGCTGAGCGACAATATTGAAATAGATTGCATTGTCGATTGTAATATTATTCCACCATTTAAGCTGAATAGGAATAAATTTTTCTGCTCCCTGCAATTTGCTTACAATATCCGCACAGCCGGCCAGCATCTTTTCATCCTGTGAAATATAGAATGTCGGTCTCCATGGCGTCTTGTCAAAAATATTATAGATGCGGTTAAATGCAAAAGTAACTTCGCCGGCTTTGTGCAATTTTGTCAGATCTTCTGCCCGTAAACTCGGTCCGTTTCCGATCAGAAAACAACGTTTTCCTGCATACTTTCCTTTGTAAGCTGTCAACCGTTTGTCGTATTTGGTTTTGTCAAAGTGCGCCTGCTGGTACGGGATTATGTATCGCGCCTGCAAGCTGGCACACATGCGCGTTATTATATTCATATAATTAACATCCTTTTATATCATTTCTTATAATTTTTTCCAAACAGTGTTTTGCACGACATAGTTTATCAGCAAGCAATACATTGCGAAAGTTTCCAGAACTATACGCCAACCAGTAGAGCGGATGTATCGGGCAAGTTCGCATAGATAGCACTTCTTTAAATTCATCACTCCGCATAAAAGAAGTATTCCATGCAATATTTTTGCAACGTTTTTGGTCAACATTTCGCATCGTATTGTCCAAGACTCTTTCATACATGTAGAACTTGCCATTATAAAACTTCTGCATCTGTTCCGAATCTAGATCCCATTTATGAAGATATTTTATGCACACTTCATTTAACTTTCTATATATTTCCAAGAGATTATCTCGATACATAGAATCTAAGCTATTATTATTACCGCGCACATAGTTATATAGCGGTTTTGTTATAACTGCAATTTGGTCATTAGGTGAAGAATCCAAATAAGTAAGATTAAAGAGCCAATCCTCTCCGAGCGAAAAATCCTCAGAAAACTGAAGCTCAGCATTCTGAATAATCTCTCTCTTATATAACTTATTCCACGGTCCTGTATCAAGCCATAGTTCATGCAGTGTCATATATTCCCGTCTCGTATAGTACAAAATCGGTTCTATTGTTGTCAGATTAGGAACAGCATTCTCTTTTTGATATCCTGTTACTGTTTGAAAGCAGCACCAAATATGACCGCAACTTGAATTTGATCTTGCTGTTTGGATAAGAGTCTCCAGATAATCCGGCTCAAGGTAATCATCACTATCGCAAAAAGCAATGTATTCTCCAGAAGATTTATCAATCCCTGCATTTCGCGCCGACGATACACCACCATTTTTCTTGTGAATTACTCTAATACGAGAATCCTTTTTCGCATATGCATCACACAGCATATCGCTCTTATCTGTAGACCCATCATCTGCAAGAATCAATTCAAAATCGGCATAGGTTTGTCGCAAAATAGAATTGATACAATAATTTAAAGAATTTCTGCAATTGTAAACTGGAACGATAATTGAAATCATTTATCCACCTCGTTCTTTAAATGATCTTATACATATCCCTCTGTAAATTCTAACTTTCTGCGCATTTCCCGACGCTCTTTCTCCGAGGCATTTGCCCATTCATCCCAACGATACTTATCAAAATAAGGTTTTGTTTTAAGATTTCTCAGATGCTTTTCCTGAAACTCACTAAAAGAACATACAAACTTTGCAGGGCTACCTGCATAGACACTGTTAGACGGTATATCATGTGTTACTACAGATCCTGCGCCAATAATTACGTTGTCTCCGATTCTGGTATTGCAAAGAACAATGCTATCTGCCCCGATAAAAACATTGTTTCCTATTTTAACAATACCTATTTTAGTATGAGCTCCTACTTTCACAGTGCTCGCATCATGCGCAAGGATTCTCACGTTGCTCGACAATGTCACATCATTGCCAACCGAGATCAGCCATGGCCAATTCGCATCTATAGGATAGCCACTGTTATATGAGAAATTCTTTCCAGCGGTAAACCCATGAGCAAAACAATAATCCATTGTAGCTTTCTCAGGAGATGTCTCCCCCCCGAGGACAAATCTCTTTATTATGTCTTTGAATATCACTCTTCTAATCTCCTTATTATAGTCCTATACGCAGTGTGTTTCGAATCTTACATGTCTTTAACAGGTTTGTATTTGACATAGCAAGCCATACAGTTTCTTTCAAATTTCCGGTGCAGCTTGGCAGCGGCATCCTTGCTAAATTTTTTTCTAAGTACGCTATCACACGCTTCGCTGATTCACCGTCCAGATTTCGCAGCGCCATCTGTCCCTGATAAATACAAGTAAACCATAAATCTTTTGCGCTAAGATTTTCCAGCGCAGGAAAGTTTTCTTTGATATATGCATGCCGCTGTACCTTTGCTTCAATAGCATCCAGTCGTTTTAGCGAATATTCTTCCCCCATAATGCTGCCATTGCGCTGAAGATAATAATATCCAATATGATCCGAAATTGATATTTTATTTGCTCTATCAACAGCTTGATAGCTCCAAAAAACATCTTCGTGGTATTTTCCTACCGGAAATAGAATATCCTTTATCAAATTTGTTTTATAAAGTTTATACCAAACAGGTTGTTTAAGCCACGATTCTTCTATAATAGCTTGCATGGCTTCCTCTTTACTTAAAACATGATTGCCCATGCGGGTTAATATACGGGGCGGTGTTTCATCTTCCCACACCATCTGCACTCCACAAGCCGCGATATCGCTATGGTCTTCTACCATGCGCTGATAAAGGTGCTTGTACATATCAGGATCAATCCAATCATCGCTATCAACAAATGTCATTAGCTCTCCAGTTGCAACAGCCATACCTGTATTGCGTGCATCTGACAATCCACCATTTTCTTTATGAATTACCCGAATTCTTGCATCTTTTTCCGCCCATGCGTCACACATTTGCGGACACTGATCCGGCGAACCGTCATCGACCAAAATAATCTCTAGATTTGTATAAGTCTGGTTTACGATAGAAGATATGCACTTGTCAAGATATGGTTCAACCTTATAAACAGGGATGATGATGCTGATCTTCATAGCACTCATGGAATTCATTTTGTTGCCTCTAAAATGCTTTTGACAATCTTAGCTGGCTCAAAGTCATCCAGTGACACATTTTGAACAGAACCGATGTCTCCGGATTCTATCTGCCGAATTGCGCGGGTGATATCTTCCACAGTATTTTGGCAGAAAATATATCGATTAAACTTGCCAAAATAGTCTTTCAGCATAGCCTGCTCATCATCTGTGCCATCAAGGATAAATAGAATTGTTTTGTCCGTTGCAGAATACTGATATATCTTGCCCGGTATTTGGCCGCCCTGCCGATTGCAGAGAAACACAAGAACATTGGTGTTGTCCTCAATTGGTTTTAATTCTGCTAAAGGAAGGCGCGGATGGATGTGAATCTTATCTGTCGAATGGAAAAGGTTACTTGGGTTTCCACAGATATTGACCTCGACTCTTGCCTTGTCTGCCGCTGTATAAAATGGTTCTAAATCTCTTGCCGCTGGCGCATAGTCACCAAAGTAGCCGTAGATATTTCGCCCAGAGGTTTTATGTACAGGTGTAGCGTCCTTGTAGTATGCGGGCAGTGGCATCCAAAACATCTTTTCCGCCGACTCAGGAAATAGCCTCTGCTGATTATTCAGAGTTAAAGGGCTGACATAACAAATTCTTTCTGCAAAGGACAACAGTCGTTTTTCTTCGTTAAAAATATCTGTCTTTCCGTTAAATCCGTAAGCATCCGAATACCATGGATCTTCCCATATTTGAATCCAATGTGTAGCTTTGATATGCCCCGTTTTCAGGAGATTATAAGTAAGGAGGTGGCTCGTAACGGGCGTAGAAATTGAGATAACATAATCATATGCGACATCAGACCGAAATCTTTGCGCTCTGCGAACAAAAGTAGCATATATTCCATGGACGCCATAGCAAGTCAATACAGCAGACTTTAATCGCTGCATGATCCCGCCATTCGCCTCGGAATCTTGGACGCTTCTTATCTCCGTCTTAACGAATTTGGAAATTCTCTCTCTTTTTTTTAGTGAAATTCTTTCATAAAAGGAAGTGCCATAAATTGTATAATGTTTGACACCCGCAGGAATCGCCATGGCTGGATCTGTTTTATAGTCCCTTCCGTCTGCGCTCAAGAGACTCACTTCATGACCAGCATCTAACAATCCACAGATATAAGCAAGATGGCAAAGGTTGGCAGACGTATTTGTTTGGATGCAATCGCCGTTTATCACAAGAATTTTCATCTCTCAGCCTCTCTAATATCAATTATATTTTTTAAAAGCATTGCAGATTTTGTGGAAATTCTATCGCAGAACGTCCAAACCACGTGGTTATTCTCCAGCTTTCCAAGTATCTTACGCCGCAATGCATCAATTGCTATACAAACTATAAAAATTACAACCACACACATCAACTGCAACAGCGGAAAACATGTATACTCCATATACTGAGGTAAATTAAGCGTTTCCCATAACCAAGGAGATACATCTGCATGAGCATGAATTAGATAAACTCCAAGCGTAAGAGGTGCGACAGCACATATTATTTTTTTCATGTAGCTATTCTCTATACGTATGTTCAAAAATGCAGCAAATAAGGCGAATGTCATCAAATAAACCGGCACTGAGTCGTATCGATACCAATTGCTTATAATACATTGAAAAATATCTATCCCCGCCGCCCTAGCACCAATCTGACTTGCCGACATGATGAGCGGTATACAAACAAACACCGCTACTAACACTGCGGGTTTATTCTTGGGAGTATAATACAATCTTAACCATGACGACAAAAGATATAGCACCACAAACCAAGCGATTCCCCAGCCACCGCCAGAATTCATACCCATAAAAGAAGGATAAATTGATATGCTCAAGCTAAATAGAACAAATAGACAAATATTCATCAATGTGTGTTCTTTCTTATTCATCGCCCAAACAAGCTTATTCAAAAATGGAAATAGTAAATACAATCCCACATAAATTGTAACAAACCAATACCGTCCAGTTAGCACGGGCACAAAACAACTTAAAAGAGAAACAATTGAAAACGCATGCCGACCCATTATCATAAACAGTACTCTCAGTACAAAGGAATAAAAAACGACCTGCATCCACAACGCAACCAGCTTATGAACATGAAACTTGGAGTTTAACAAATAATAGCCACTCAGCATAATATAACAGTTGACGCATACCTGACACAATGCATAAGTAAAGCGTACGTAGGCATATATCCCTCCTCCACACACATCCGCTTGCTCCAGAACGCCGCTATGGTCAATAGAGTGAAGAAAAATGATAAGCAGCATGGATATGATACGCAACAAGTCAAGGTTGGCATCCCGCTTATTTGATATACTCATCTTTTAAAAACCTTTCTCAATTTGTAGTATGCAGGGGCTAATATTTCCTTTGCGCGAATCAACAGCATTTTGGAACGTGCTGTTTCCGAAATCTGGCTTCCGATAACATCATTTACAATAGCAACCATTTCTGCTGCCAGAGCATAATATACCGGCTTTACATAGTGATTAAAATGGTCATAAAAACTGTTCTGATCTATTATGTACTTATTAACATCTATCAAACGCACATTGGGCTGATTTTCTGCCCATTTTCGGATCGCAGCATTAACCTGTTTATGAACAATATGTCGATCCCTATAAGCCTCAAATGTATTTTTTTCATAACAAAGTTCACCGCCAAGCATAATAACAAGAACACAACTCTCAGACAAATTACTGCGGATATACGTTAAATTTTCAACGATCTGTTGAGGAGTATTTCTTCCGATAAATTCATATTGAGCAGCAAATTTTTTTAAAATATCATCCGTAAAATGAAAATTTGCAGTCGGATATTGTCCAGCTATCAGATTCGACCAATTAGATGGATCTGTAATGGGATGAATATACTCCAGAAAAGCCAGTCGTTCACCGGTTTCCTTTCGACGATAAACGCCTAAATTACAGTCTGAAAGAATACTTAGAAACACGATCTTGTAAGGAAACTTGTAAATATTATCGTTGTACATATCGATACTGGCAAATGGAACTTCTTGGACTACTAGTTGTTTTTGTGCTTCTGTTAAACGCAAAGCCTCTACAACATGAGTAGTATGACCGGTAGATTCAACCACCAATCCTGTATTCGTAACATATGTAAATTCTGTATCAAATAGTTCCGTATCAGCAACATACGGATATATCTGAAATAAGTCGCATGGCCCTTTCACCAAGACTGAATGCTTTGAAAGGTTGTCAATCTTCATTTTTTTTGAGGTTTTATTGACCTTATTCTGATTAATCCATCCAGGAATCTCTCTGTTGGACAGATCACTGATTACCTCCCCAACGACCGTCAATTCCGGCCTGCCAAGTTTATTATAGATGTACTGTTCAACTCCCATTCCCAAGGTACGGCAGGAAAAAACAAAGTGAAGTAATTGATTTGACTTTATCGCATAAAACCCAACAATTCCATAGTCACCGAAACGATCTTTAACGGATACATAGCCACATTTCGTATCTGAGTCAGAGCACAGAGACATCAATTGTGCCTCTGTGCTCCTGATCTTCGTAAAATTAAGCTGATTAGATCGGATAATCAAATCATGGATACGTTCAAGATTTGATGCACAGTCGGTAGAAACTGTAACACAGATATTACTTTGATATAGAAATTCCTCATTGGATGTGAATATTTCCCGCGCTTTGCGCTTTTCTTCAAGAACACGATACTGCTGAAGCCGTTTATGCGAGTAATCCTTTTTATTTACCTTTTGAACGTCTGTTATTAAATCAGGAATAATCTCCGGAGTTCCTGTCATTATTTCAGGACATGAAAATGATGCTTCTCCAAGATTTGATAGACTATCATCCAAGAACAAAACATTGCTTGGGCGGAGTTTCATATCAGAAATTAACTGTTTGATTCTCTCGCCCTTTGGAAGCCAGTTTATAGATGGGAAAACAAAATAATCCGTTAGATCTTGTTCTTTTAAATAATTCATTATTTGAGACTCATCGTTTTTACTGCAAATCGAATTGACAATTCCAATGTCTGTTAAATCCTTGATTAACTCTCTATTTTTATTTGGAATTGTTACATCTCCTTCAGAAAATGTACCCTTCCAAAAAGTCTCATCTAAGTCCCAAATCACTAGCTTTAGTTTGTCAAATTGATACATGGTACTACCTCACAGTTCTAGCACTCCTCGACTGACATAAATTGTCTCTTTTCAAAAATGGGCGAATATCAAAATTTCCATCTGCCTCATTAAACCATTTTACAAAATCAAAATATTTCTCGTATTCATAATGTCCATCCAGATATGATTTACGAAGAATATTTCCAATCTCACCATCACCCTCATATTTAGGAATTTGTAAAACATACGGAATATCGGGGTATGCATGTGCTGTAAATACAACCAGTCCCCGAGCATGTATATTCCCAAGCTGCACAATGTTCTCTTTTGTCAATCCGTCTCGTTCCTCTAAAAAAACAAACATATTGTTTATGTCAATTCTCTTTGAGCGCTCATACCATGCGTGTGCTGCTGCTTTCTCGCTTTGATAGTGTGTAAAATGGACTGTTATATCTCCCAAATGTGCGCAGGGGAACTTATATTCCGGATGTTCAAAAAAATACAGTTCCCGACTTAGATAATCATCCATATGCAAAACAAACTTCAAAAAATCAGTTTGATACATCATTAGATTGACTGTTGGCGATCTAAACTGCAACCCCAAATCATGAAAAAGTAATCCACCAATACAATTTGGACAAAAAAACGTCGGCGTTTTATTTGTAAGTTTATTGCGCATATTTGTCCTCCGCTGAATTACAAGCGGGTTATTTTCGGACAGAAAACGTTTAATCAACTGCTTTGTATTCAAATCATTGACCTCCTAAAGAAATTAACATTACCTCTACCACACGAACTGTTTTTTCCGTACTAAACATCTTTCCCCGTTCCTCGGCTTTCTTTTTGTAATGTTTTAAGAGTTCCGGAGCGTCCAGCAGTTTTTTAATTCCCTGATAGAGCGCTTCTTCATTATTTTCTACTACCAATCCATACTCATTATTTTCACCCAGCATTTCCTTCATGCCGGATACTTCGACAGTGCAAACCGGTGTTCCAACAATCAACGCTTCCGTTGCAGCGGTGGAGAATCCTTCAGCATAGCTTGCGCATACAAACAAATCACACTTTGCGACATATTTGTAAGGGTTTGTCTGGTAGCCGAGCAGGGTAACAGCTCCTTGCAGGTTATTTGTTTGAATATAGCGTTCCATTTCCGGCTGAAGCGGGCCAATACCTAGAATATAGAGATGTACAGGATAGTTTTTATCCTGCAGGCGCTTAATGATGGACAGCAGCCGCATATATCCCTTGGACTCCTTCAACGTTCCGACTGCCATAAGCCGTATTTTTCCGTCATTCATCAGTTCCGATACAGCATCATTTGCTTTAGCCAATATTTTCTCGGACTCCACCGTATTGTATAGTACACGGCATGGTTTCTGAAAATTAAGAATACGGCAGAAGTCATCATAGACATACTGTGAGACGCACACAGTCTGGTCAAAGCGATTATAGCACTCACGTGCCTCTCTTTGATTACGGAATGAACCTGCCAGACGCTCTATTGTGTGCTGTTCCACATGAATCCAAGATACGAGTTTGGTGGTTGCGCCCTGACAACCACTAATAATACGTGCAGACGGACCTTCCAGATAGGAGACCTCAATATCGTAATGCTCCTTCACGCACATTCGGTGCAGCTGCGTTGGTGTCAGCAGCTTCATTAGCTTGCTGTTACCCGGCACTTCTTTTGGGAACACTGCGCGAAAGTGGATGTCTGGCGCAAGGAACTGCTCGTTCACACCGCCGCCAAAAAGTACTGTCACAGAAATATCAAATTTCGACCGATCCATGTTGTTGACTAAGTTAACTAATACCTTTTCAGCGCCACCCTGACCAAGGTCGTGGATGAGAAATAATACTTTTTTCATAGTTGGTTTCAAACGATCACCTACTTAATAGGCTACTACACTTGACGATCATTTTCCAGATTACAAATACATGCGCGCAACTCCATACAGCACACCTTACATGGACTCCATATGTTTCTCTGTCATGACAGAGCAGAGAAGATGCAGCATAAATTATCCTTTTGGCTTCTTTTACAAAATCGCTATATATTTCTTCCTCTCCGAATAAGTAAACACGCCAAAGTGCACCATGTGCCGTATAAGCAGCACGTGCTTGCAGATAATTATGAAGAGTCTTACTAATGCCTTCCGCATTTTGCGCAATATAAGCCCAGAGTTTAGCATTTGCCACACCATTAGCAGATGAACTTTTTTTCTTTCTGTAAACACCAGTTATGCTCCCATCATGCAGTCTGTAGAAATACAAGCCCTCCATCACAACTACCATCTTATTACTCGACTTTATATAGTCATAATTAAATCGTAAATCCTCGCACATTAGACATTCTTTTTTGAACAGCTCTGTAATTCTATCTGATTTATAGAGCTTATTCCATACGTAGGGGCCAGTCCACGTTATACTACGAATAGATGGTGCACATGTCAGTACCGAAAGCTGCTCCTCGAATGTTTGAAGTACTGCGCTATTGCATAATTTTGAACTTTGATTTAAAGAAATGTCTTCAAGTTTGTTTCTGTATTCACATGCAGCA is a window encoding:
- a CDS encoding 6-hydroxymethylpterin diphosphokinase MptE-like protein, coding for MQARYIIPYQQAHFDKTKYDKRLTAYKGKYAGKRCFLIGNGPSLRAEDLTKLHKAGEVTFAFNRIYNIFDKTPWRPTFYISQDEKMLAGCADIVSKLQGAEKFIPIQLKWWNNITIDNAIYFNIVAQQTEDPRQFRFSDNISQCMYNSSTCMYTAAQLAAYMGFQKIFLIGVDHQFHISQNNKGEIVVDNSVKDYFTDKYNEDKDRLYIPNTERSTLTYLAMKRHCDARNIVVYNATRGGKLEVFPRIGFDSLLE
- a CDS encoding glycosyltransferase family 2 protein, which codes for MISIIVPVYNCRNSLNYCINSILRQTYADFELILADDGSTDKSDMLCDAYAKKDSRIRVIHKKNGGVSSARNAGIDKSSGEYIAFCDSDDYLEPDYLETLIQTARSNSSCGHIWCCFQTVTGYQKENAVPNLTTIEPILYYTRREYMTLHELWLDTGPWNKLYKREIIQNAELQFSEDFSLGEDWLFNLTYLDSSPNDQIAVITKPLYNYVRGNNNSLDSMYRDNLLEIYRKLNEVCIKYLHKWDLDSEQMQKFYNGKFYMYERVLDNTMRNVDQKRCKNIAWNTSFMRSDEFKEVLSMRTCPIHPLYWLAYSSGNFRNVLLADKLCRAKHCLEKIIRNDIKGC
- a CDS encoding acyltransferase; translation: MIFKDIIKRFVLGGETSPEKATMDYCFAHGFTAGKNFSYNSGYPIDANWPWLISVGNDVTLSSNVRILAHDASTVKVGAHTKIGIVKIGNNVFIGADSIVLCNTRIGDNVIIGAGSVVTHDIPSNSVYAGSPAKFVCSFSEFQEKHLRNLKTKPYFDKYRWDEWANASEKERREMRRKLEFTEGYV
- a CDS encoding glycosyltransferase, coding for MNSMSAMKISIIIPVYKVEPYLDKCISSIVNQTYTNLEIILVDDGSPDQCPQMCDAWAEKDARIRVIHKENGGLSDARNTGMAVATGELMTFVDSDDWIDPDMYKHLYQRMVEDHSDIAACGVQMVWEDETPPRILTRMGNHVLSKEEAMQAIIEESWLKQPVWYKLYKTNLIKDILFPVGKYHEDVFWSYQAVDRANKISISDHIGYYYLQRNGSIMGEEYSLKRLDAIEAKVQRHAYIKENFPALENLSAKDLWFTCIYQGQMALRNLDGESAKRVIAYLEKNLARMPLPSCTGNLKETVWLAMSNTNLLKTCKIRNTLRIGL
- a CDS encoding glycosyltransferase family protein produces the protein MKILVINGDCIQTNTSANLCHLAYICGLLDAGHEVSLLSADGRDYKTDPAMAIPAGVKHYTIYGTSFYERISLKKRERISKFVKTEIRSVQDSEANGGIMQRLKSAVLTCYGVHGIYATFVRRAQRFRSDVAYDYVISISTPVTSHLLTYNLLKTGHIKATHWIQIWEDPWYSDAYGFNGKTDIFNEEKRLLSFAERICYVSPLTLNNQQRLFPESAEKMFWMPLPAYYKDATPVHKTSGRNIYGYFGDYAPAARDLEPFYTAADKARVEVNICGNPSNLFHSTDKIHIHPRLPLAELKPIEDNTNVLVFLCNRQGGQIPGKIYQYSATDKTILFILDGTDDEQAMLKDYFGKFNRYIFCQNTVEDITRAIRQIESGDIGSVQNVSLDDFEPAKIVKSILEATK
- a CDS encoding acyltransferase; amino-acid sequence: MSISNKRDANLDLLRIISMLLIIFLHSIDHSGVLEQADVCGGGIYAYVRFTYALCQVCVNCYIMLSGYYLLNSKFHVHKLVALWMQVVFYSFVLRVLFMIMGRHAFSIVSLLSCFVPVLTGRYWFVTIYVGLYLLFPFLNKLVWAMNKKEHTLMNICLFVLFSLSISIYPSFMGMNSGGGWGIAWFVVLYLLSSWLRLYYTPKNKPAVLVAVFVCIPLIMSASQIGARAAGIDIFQCIISNWYRYDSVPVYLMTFALFAAFLNIRIENSYMKKIICAVAPLTLGVYLIHAHADVSPWLWETLNLPQYMEYTCFPLLQLMCVVVIFIVCIAIDALRRKILGKLENNHVVWTFCDRISTKSAMLLKNIIDIREAER
- a CDS encoding DUF1919 domain-containing protein, with the protein product MNTKQLIKRFLSENNPLVIQRRTNMRNKLTNKTPTFFCPNCIGGLLFHDLGLQFRSPTVNLMMYQTDFLKFVLHMDDYLSRELYFFEHPEYKFPCAHLGDITVHFTHYQSEKAAAHAWYERSKRIDINNMFVFLEERDGLTKENIVQLGNIHARGLVVFTAHAYPDIPYVLQIPKYEGDGEIGNILRKSYLDGHYEYEKYFDFVKWFNEADGNFDIRPFLKRDNLCQSRSARTVR
- a CDS encoding glycosyltransferase, coding for MKPTMKKVLFLIHDLGQGGAEKVLVNLVNNMDRSKFDISVTVLFGGGVNEQFLAPDIHFRAVFPKEVPGNSKLMKLLTPTQLHRMCVKEHYDIEVSYLEGPSARIISGCQGATTKLVSWIHVEQHTIERLAGSFRNQREARECYNRFDQTVCVSQYVYDDFCRILNFQKPCRVLYNTVESEKILAKANDAVSELMNDGKIRLMAVGTLKESKGYMRLLSIIKRLQDKNYPVHLYILGIGPLQPEMERYIQTNNLQGAVTLLGYQTNPYKYVAKCDLFVCASYAEGFSTAATEALIVGTPVCTVEVSGMKEMLGENNEYGLVVENNEEALYQGIKKLLDAPELLKHYKKKAEERGKMFSTEKTVRVVEVMLISLGGQ
- a CDS encoding glycosyltransferase family 2 protein, whose amino-acid sequence is MKMVSVIVPIYNAACYLESCIDSIINNTYRNLQIILIDDGSTDSSAAICDKFAASDSRIVVIHQRNSGLVAARNAGIGAASGDYISFVDADDQIAPEFYAKMVAAIESKDADIAACEYRNKLEDISLNQSSKLCNSAVLQTFEEQLSVLTCAPSIRSITWTGPYVWNKLYKSDRITELFKKECLMCEDLRFNYDYIKSSNKMVVVMEGLYFYRLHDGSITGVYRKKKSSSANGVANAKLWAYIAQNAEGISKTLHNYLQARAAYTAHGALWRVYLFGEEEIYSDFVKEAKRIIYAASSLLCHDRETYGVHVRCAVWSCAHVFVIWKMIVKCSSLLSR